From one Deinococcus detaillensis genomic stretch:
- a CDS encoding acyltransferase — translation MSAPDLTPLPSTEQPLEQARTALTPVDYFRGLAILEVVLHHSSGAARDYAADGSAALLFLTVLNRVLHFAVPGFLFLSAAVLTRSLLKSPNFGRYFWRRIVRGAWPYLLWTVLYLLWSAWLGDRPWDDLLKPGKWQLWLGYGKGNYHLYFLLVALESYVVLPFLLPLARGRLRISAALGLGLAVQVGIYWLNKYALHLLYPASTALWYLAPVILGTAVGARWNEFQDWWTLRRSRVLLFTAAALALHLPLALAFLDGARINPWLYSASGWAYTTPMALVVLGAGYSLWRRGRLKWVGVLGGFSLQIYLIHPAILEGLESLLPTEGVAGLGAAPALPMFALMVLMSLALPFGIAKLLARLRLSGLFFGR, via the coding sequence ATGTCTGCGCCCGACCTCACTCCCCTCCCCAGTACCGAGCAGCCACTGGAGCAAGCCCGAACTGCCCTGACCCCGGTGGATTATTTTCGGGGCCTGGCGATTTTGGAAGTGGTCTTGCACCATTCTTCCGGCGCGGCCCGCGATTACGCGGCAGACGGCTCGGCGGCGCTGCTGTTTTTGACTGTGCTCAACCGGGTGCTGCATTTCGCCGTTCCCGGATTCCTCTTTTTATCGGCGGCGGTGCTGACCCGCAGCCTGCTCAAGTCGCCCAACTTCGGGCGCTACTTCTGGCGGCGGATCGTGCGCGGCGCTTGGCCGTATTTGCTGTGGACGGTGCTGTACTTGCTGTGGAGCGCTTGGCTCGGCGACCGACCCTGGGACGATTTACTGAAGCCGGGGAAGTGGCAACTCTGGCTGGGCTACGGCAAAGGCAATTACCATTTGTACTTTTTGCTGGTGGCGCTCGAATCCTATGTGGTGCTGCCCTTTTTGCTGCCGCTGGCCCGAGGCCGCCTGCGAATCTCGGCAGCGCTGGGGCTGGGATTGGCGGTGCAAGTCGGCATCTACTGGCTCAACAAATACGCCCTGCATCTGCTGTATCCGGCGTCCACGGCGCTGTGGTACTTGGCTCCGGTGATTTTGGGGACGGCGGTGGGCGCACGCTGGAATGAATTTCAGGACTGGTGGACACTGCGCCGCAGCCGCGTGTTGCTCTTTACCGCCGCCGCGCTGGCCCTGCACTTGCCGCTGGCGCTGGCCTTTTTGGACGGAGCACGGATCAACCCCTGGCTCTACAGCGCCTCGGGTTGGGCTTACACCACCCCAATGGCGCTGGTGGTGCTTGGCGCAGGCTACAGCTTGTGGCGGCGTGGGCGCTTGAAATGGGTGGGGGTGCTGGGCGGCTTTTCGCTCCAGATTTACCTGATTCACCCGGCGATTCTGGAAGGTCTGGAGAGTCTCTTGCCCACCGAAGGCGTCGCCGGACTGGGCGCTGCACCCGCGCTGCCGATGTTCGCGCTGATGGTGCTGATGTCGCTGGCGCTGCCGTTCGGGATTGCCAAGCTGCTGGCCCGCTTAAGGCTGAGTGGACTGTTCTTCGGCCGCTGA
- a CDS encoding transglutaminase-like domain-containing protein: MSAPAPALPLTEIIRVRVGFSLTFDVPFPTPMLFVVEPQERPGQRLLESRRLIEPGAGVTHLHRYFDAHGNVIWRMLAQPGTLTISHDVMAEVSGRPDPQFPDLPKTLVEDLPDDTLRFLLPSRYADSDLLAAEAWERFGHIQGGWAQVQAISDHLYGSCMYGVGSNSTTTAQQAYASGKAVCRDFAHMGVAFCRALNIPARYACGYLGDIGIPPDGVPMDFHAWFEAYLGGQWRTFDARHNKPRIGRILIATGRDAADVAFTTTFGAARLTQMTVWADQVPLDAELPEDGRPHDYWE, encoded by the coding sequence ATGTCTGCGCCCGCGCCAGCTCTACCCCTGACCGAGATTATCCGCGTTCGCGTGGGCTTTTCACTCACGTTCGACGTGCCGTTTCCCACTCCGATGCTGTTTGTGGTCGAACCGCAGGAGCGCCCCGGCCAGCGGCTGTTGGAGTCGCGCCGCTTGATTGAGCCGGGAGCGGGCGTGACCCATCTGCACCGCTATTTTGACGCGCACGGCAACGTGATCTGGCGCATGCTGGCCCAGCCCGGCACCTTGACCATCAGCCACGACGTGATGGCCGAAGTCTCAGGTCGGCCCGATCCTCAGTTTCCTGATTTGCCCAAAACGCTGGTGGAAGACTTGCCCGACGACACCTTGCGCTTTTTGCTGCCGAGCCGGTATGCAGATTCCGATCTGCTGGCCGCCGAAGCCTGGGAGCGGTTTGGGCATATTCAGGGCGGCTGGGCGCAGGTGCAGGCCATTTCCGATCACCTCTACGGAAGCTGCATGTACGGCGTGGGCAGCAACTCCACCACCACGGCCCAGCAGGCTTACGCTTCGGGCAAAGCGGTGTGCCGCGACTTCGCGCACATGGGCGTGGCTTTTTGCCGGGCGCTCAATATTCCCGCCCGCTACGCCTGCGGCTACCTCGGCGACATCGGCATCCCGCCCGACGGCGTACCAATGGACTTTCACGCTTGGTTTGAAGCGTACTTGGGCGGCCAGTGGCGCACCTTTGATGCCCGTCACAACAAGCCCCGGATTGGCCGCATCCTGATCGCCACCGGGCGCGACGCGGCGGACGTGGCCTTTACCACCACCTTCGGCGCGGCAAGGCTGACCCAGATGACGGTGTGGGCCGATCAAGTGCCGCTGGACGCCGAGCTGCCTGAAGACGGGCGACCCCACGACTACTGGGAATAA